Proteins encoded by one window of Cryptococcus gattii WM276 chromosome K, complete sequence:
- a CDS encoding Hypothetical protein (Similar to SGTC gene model, INSD accession EAL18283.1; CNBK0060): protein MPLPVERSQGSVSALVARFQTAANKEKEASEREKEKDRGRVSLGEGRRVSDVVAAKEAVGNVDSSSQPTASASAKTVPIDSSDEKDTIKENAPQAQTHPRPPHASPTATSQSRIDTARVSPSTPSTTPAKSAVISSTKSSLGRASSIKTPARSTPAQIQGQSKANKPRTHSTQNSAKQTSVLPSPSSITSPSSTLAKDNNSTSTPLKPQLTGTPSKPTASSLAKTRSSPSSNPPSNMRMRSPPVVDDPTAGRAERRSSSSFGRQDGIKSPLSSPGSLTGKSSLGRAASARLSQTKSPLATSTISRQRRVSENGSGSPQPQEEKKESKSVTESIGGAAGSRLMQGTAASRARAAANTNPHSSLISSNSHTPISSTSPSTSAKITRPRASISTPVSNSKKPVSNGNNDSNAKGPTLKSNPKDLPALRPNVSSVAKDEEGNPGVKSVGKNPMGRLGLAAAREKKDGNEDDKTEALHPPPIGRLGLAAAREDPRKVSGKQERGNIVEPSEQQTHHLGAEDEHEQGVECEVGIGEKEKQKGDGTLSEPTGEAGEALEGKDRQIDVEVGAGAGRSSSFTIDMKPQGVETRLDELEDGEETKCAGEPTEPLESPIENNVQQNNETNDVNEINETNETNDREDSEEEKEEGKNLEEIPDV, encoded by the exons AT GCCACTTCCCGTTGAACGTTCTCAAGGCAGC GTTTCCGCCCTAGTAGCAAGGTTCCAAACAGCCGCGAATAAGGAGAAAGAGGCGAGCGAACgtgagaaggagaaggacaGGGGAAGAGTCAGCTTAGGAGAAGGGCGGAGGGTTAGCGACGTTGTGGCAGCAAAGGAAGCAGTCGGTAATGTGGACTCGTCATCACAGCCTACAGCAAGCGCCAGCGCCAAAACAGTTCCCATCGACAGCAGCGACGAGAAGGATACCATAAAAGAGAATGCGCCACAAGCTCAGACACACCCTCGACCGCCGCATGCTTCTCCGACCGCTACTTCACAAAGCCGAATTGATACTGCCAGAGTATCACCCTCTACACCTTCGACTACTCCGGCAAAATCTGCTGTTATCAGTAGTACCAAATCTTCTCTCGGTCGTGCCTCATCTATAAAAACGCCCGCTCGTTCTACTCCTGCTCAAATTCAGGGTCAGAGTAAAGCGAACAAGCCTCGTACGCACAGTACCCAAAACAGCGCCAAGCAAACGAGTGTCCTTCCCTCCCCATCTAGTATCacttctccatcttctaCTTTGGCGAAGGACAATAATTCTACCTCGACGCCGCTCAAGCCCCAGTTGACTGGTACCCCTTCGAAACCAACAGCCAGCTCCCTCGCCAAAACCCGttcttcaccatcttccaaCCCGCCTAGCAACATGCGTATGCGTTCCCCACCTGTGGTCGATGATCCTACAGCAGGAAGGGCAGAGAGAAGAAGTTCAAGCTCGTTCGGAAGGCAAGATGGTATCAAGTCACCCTTGTCCTCGCCTGGGTCATTGACGGGGAAGTCGTCCCTCGGGAGAGCGGCCAGTGCTCGCCTATCGCAGACCAAGTCCCCCTTGGCAACTTCTACTATATCGAGACAAAGAAGAGTTAGTGAGAATGGGAGTGGATCACCGCAGCCGcaggaggagaagaaggagagcAAAAGTGTAACGGAGTCGATAGGAGGAGCAGCGGGCTCGAGATTGATGCAGGGTACGGCTGCTAGTAGGGCTAGAGCGGCTGCCAATACGAATCCCCATTCTTCTTTGATCTCGTCCAATTCTCATACCCCGATTTCGAGCACGTCTCCTTCTACCTCTGCAAAGATCACCCGACCTCGAGCATCCATCTCTACACCCGTATCGAACAGCAAGAAGCCAGTGTCGAATGGAAACAATGACAGCAATGCTAAAGGTCCGACTCTCAAGTCAAATCCGAAAGACCTCCCCGCCCTGCGACCGAATGTTAGTTCTGTCGCGAAGGACGAGGAAGGGAATCCGGGGGTGAAGTCTGTAGGAAAGAATCCCATGGGGAGGCTTGGCTTGGCTGCTGcaagggaaaagaaggatgggaaTGAAGACGACAAAACTGAAGCCCTTCATCCTCCGCCAATCGGGAGATTAGGATTAGCGGCTGCTAGGGAGGACCCCCGAAAGGTAAGTGGGAAACAAGAAAGAGGCAATATCGTGGAGCCTTCCGAGCAACAAACTCATCACCTGGGAGCTGAGGATGAGCATGAGCAGGGGGTTGAATGTGAAGTTGGAATTGGCGAGAAAGAGAAACAGAAAGGCGACGGAACATTGTCCGAGCCGACAGGGGAGGCGGGGGAGGCGTTGGAGGGGAAGGATAGACAGATTGATGTAGAAGTTGGCGCTGGTGCCGGCCGGAGTTCGTCCTTCACCATTGACATGAAACCACAAGGCGTTGAGACGAGGCTAGATGAACTAGAAGATGGCGAAGAAACGAAATGTGCTGGAGAACCTACCGAACCGCTTGAGTCACCAATAGAAAACAATGTTCAACAAAACAACGAAACCAACGACGTCAACGAAATCAATGAAACGAACGAAACCAACGACAGAGAAGACagcgaggaagagaaagaagaggggaaAAATTTAGAGGAAATTCCTGATGTTTGA
- a CDS encoding Nucleus protein, putative (Similar to TIGR gene model, INSD accession AAW46410.1), with translation MLGYFAALALALPALAQSASNSSASAVEIEGLQANFKQAELTPQLLGTFQPEALLSVTFGSDTISTGDKLDQTAVSSSPTLTVSPASNATFTSGQLYTILMVDADIVGTDESTTQQTRHWLVNSASLSTDAAPYAVNWTGSTSITEYAGPGPASGSGSHRYVIVVYEQPSTFSPPANLSQAGTPLSTMSLSGYVSESGLGNVVTANYFQVENGQSTVTVSSTTAVDSSTLAGYLSTSAASSASGTASGAASKSAASSTGSSASSASSAPASSQSATSGALRSEMGFGMVVGVIGVVGAVMGAGMV, from the exons ATGCTTGGTTATTTCGCTGCTCTCGCGCTTGCCCTTCCTGCCCTCGCCCAGTCGGCCTCCAACAGCTCTGCCTCAGCCGTCGAAATTGAGGGCTTGCAAGCAAACTTCAAAC AGGCCGAGCTTACGCCCCAGTTGCTTGGGACTTTCCAGCCCGAGGCTCTTTTGAGTGTTACTTTCGGTAGTGACACCATCTCTACCGGTGACAAGCTTGACCAGACTG CcgtctcttcttctcccacACTTACCGTCTCCCCCGCTTCCAACGCCACTTTTACATCTGGTCAGCTCTATACCATCTTGATGGTCGATGCCGACATTGTCGGAACCGACGAATCTACCACCCAGCAGACTCGACACTGGCTCGTCAACTCTGCCAGTCTTTCCACCGACGCGGCCCCTTACGCTGTCAACTGGACTGGTTCTACCTCCAT TACTGAGTATGCTGGTCCCGGCCCCGCCTCTGGCAGTGGCTCTCACCG ATACGTAATCGTTGTCTACGAGCAGCCCTCTaccttctctcctcccGCCAACCTTTCTCAAGCCGGTACCCCTCTCAGTACAATGTCTCTTTCTGGCTACGTGTCTGAAAGTGGTTTGGGAAACGTGGTCACTGCGAACTATTTCCAGGTCGAGAATGGCCAGTCTACCGTCACT GTCTCTTCCACTACTGCCGTTGACTCTTCTACCCTTGCCGGCTACCTCTCTACCTCTGCCGCCTCTTCCGCTTCTGGAACCGCCTCTGGAGCTGCCTCCAAGTCGGCTGCCTCTTCTACCGGCTCTTCCGCCAGTTCCGCTTCTTCTGCCCCTGCTTCCAGCCAATCTGCCACTAGCGGAGCTTTGAGGTCCGAGATGGGCTTTGGTATGGTTGTCGGTGTTATCGGTGTCGTGGGCGCTGTTATGGGTGCCGGTATGGTCTAA
- a CDS encoding Adenylate kinase, putative (Similar to TIGR gene model, INSD accession AAW46409.1) — protein MSGNTEVEYLKSLVSQLQDKISQLEKSTSTSVSNTISSVTAALSPSSSSKPPRMVLIGPPGAGKGTQAPNISSKYCICHLATGDMLREQVAKQTELGRAAKQIMDQGGLVSDEIMVGMIRQELDKNAECKNGFILDGFPRTVPQASKLDAMLAERKQAIDHAIELKIPDALLISRITGRLIHPASGRSYHREFNPPKKPMTDDITGEPLIQRSDDNVGTLRKRLDTYHAQTGPVVDYYKGTGVWTPVDAAQSPKLVWASISSILESKKN, from the exons ATGTCTGGCAACACTGAAGTCGAATACTTGAAGAGCCTTGTCTCTCAG CTCCAAGACAAGATCTCTCAGCTCGAAAAGTCTACCTCCACCTCCGTCTCCAACACCATCTCCTCCGTCACCGCCGccctctctccctcttcctccagcAAGCCCCCCCGAATGGTCCTCATCGGCCCTCCCGGTGCTGGTAAGGGTACTCAAGCGCCCAACATCTCCAGCAAGTACTGCATCTGCCACCTCGCTACCGGTGACATGTTGAGGGAGCAGGTCGCCAAGCAGACCGAGTTGGGTAGGGCTGCCAAGCAGATTATGGACCAGGGTGGTTTGGTTTCCGACGAAATCATGGTTGGCATGATCAGGCAGGAGTTGGACAAGAACGCCGAATGCAAGAACGG TTTCATTCTTGACGGTTTCCCCCGTACCGTCCCCCAGGCTTCCAAGCTCGATGCCATGCTTGCCGAGCGCAAACAAGCCATCGACCACGCTATCGAGCTCAAGATCCCCGACGCCTTGTTGATCTCCCGTATCACTGGTCGATTGATCCACCCCGCGAGCGGTAGGAGTTACCACAGGGAAT TCAACCCCCCTAAGAAGCCCATGACTGACGACATCACCGGCGAGCCCCTCATCCAACGTTCCGACGACAACGTCGGTACTCTCAGGAAGCGATTGGACACTTATCACGCCCAAACTGGCCCCGTTGTTGACTACTACAAGGGTACCGGTGTTTGGACCCCTGTCGATGCCGCTCAGAGCCCCAAGTTGGTCTGGGCTAGCATCAGCAGCATCTTggaaagcaagaagaaCTAA
- a CDS encoding Protein N-terminal asparagine amidohydrolase, putative (Similar to TIGR gene model, INSD accession AAW46408.1) codes for MSASQTPTLPPSKPSSPAPVYRRTPLKIGCVQYDVKLGRVKENAAKVEELTKWMKPGHVDLLVLPEMCLSGYVFNSPISILPYLEAPRIGPTSLLARALATRLGCHVIAGYPELIPSSSSPSSSPTITTDTAPKEMEGEALGVGYNSAVIVSPLGEVVGNYRKTFRFETDKTWAREGDGFQYFDLSEPLGRVALGICMDLNPKDFIAPWDAFELANFCRDNAVDMLVMPMNWLSPPAEPPITTPASGEEPPRPVEPPEDPEAPSEANLNYWAARLVPLHDPTPRYSTAPSTSTSTPIPGSEPKSGREGEGKEVVFVACNRIGEEEGTKFIGTSCVMTISSTPSRIELVECCNISEERVLIATV; via the exons ATGAGTGCCTCACAAACACCCACGCTTCCTCCTTCAAAACCCTCCTCCCCAGCTCCCGTCTATCGTCGGACACCTCTGAAGATCGGATGTGTTCAATACGACGTCAAG CTTGGGAGGGTGAAGGAGAATGCTGCCAAAGTTGAAGAGCTTACGAAATG GATGAAACCAGGCCACGTAGACCTTCTTGTCTTACCAGAGATGTGTCTCTCTGGCTACGTTTTCAACAGCCCCATCTCGATCTTGCCATACCTCGAAGCTCCTCGAATCGGACCCACATCGCTCCTTGCGAGGGCATTAGCTACGAGACTAGGATGCCATGTTATTGCTGGGTACCCTGAATTAATcccctcttcatcctccccctcttcttccccaaCCATTACGACCGACACAGCTCCAAAAGAAATGGAAGGCGAAGCTCTAGGTGTAGGGTACAACTCGGCGGTAATCGTCTCCCCTTTAGGGGAAGTGGTGGGTAACTATAGAAAGACGTTCAGGTTCGAGACGGATAAGACTTGGGCAAGGGAGGGAGATGGGTTTCAATATTTTGATTTGTCCGAACCGTTGGGAAGGGTCGCACTCGGGATTTGTATGG ATCTCAATCCTAAGGATTTTATCG CACCATGGGACGCATTCGAGCTCGCCAACTTTTGTCGAGACAATGCGGTCGACATGCTCGTCATGCCCATGAACTGGCTCTCCCCGCCCGCCGAACCTCCCATTACCACCCCAGCATCCGGTGAGGAACCCCCGCGCCCAGTGGAACCGCCTGAAGACCCAGAAGCACCATCAGAAGCAAACTTGAATTACTGGGCGGCGAGGCTCGTGCCGCTACATGATCCTACACCTCGATACTCTACTGCTCCTTCTACATCTACGTCTACCCCTATTCCTGGGTCTGAACCTAAGTCAGGAAGAGAAGGCGAAGGAAAGGAAGTTGTGTTTGTGGCGTGTAACAGAAttggagaggaagaag GGACAAAATTTATAGGAACAAGCTGTGTCATGACTATTTCTAGCACACCTTCCCGAATCGAATTAGTAGAATGCTGTAATATCTCGGAGGAGAGGGTTTTGATTGCGACGGTCTAG
- a CDS encoding Hypothetical protein (Similar to TIGR gene model, INSD accession AAW46406.1; CNK03400) gives MAFQSPSPTPDISNQPRQALSPAPTNHLHLHLHPTPRTPPYSINSDQTLTNKPGQAYVWAVEDEAEQEEGQEPVKRGEQVSPVVDTVWCDPSAEIVLVSSDNVAFHVPAYHILSQSIALRDAIQIDSTFSSSRSPSSSSPITIHFSDEECETSEAIRLFLFLISPHPLPPSSSLSPSFPHLHSHLHSSSPPSTLDDYILSHPTTITLHVLSTLLFLQKYDCPLPLSLLTAHLRHHALTKAHFSREICALDLFLIGAKTGIEGLCVDAVKGYKPRVGSGDEAEVEEDERAYSLGLGYGTNGESGGERADHRARQCSTNSTTYSSPHQQSSSPLSGRSSSPSASSPPSPPMHDGRYSWGLYTGLNPSHFPILAWEGCPPLFCWALSKAVGAIKPGGDGLGLRSSSGTGTGTGAGAGARVEEEEEGGRVARGRKGLWEKRGEVLEGILEEVRFLR, from the exons ATGGCATTCCAGTCACCATCGCCAACGCCAGATATATCTAACCAACCGCGGCAAGCTCTAAGTCCTGCCCCCACCAaccacctccacctccatcttcatcccaCCCCTCGTACCCCCCCATACTCCATCAACAGCGATCAAACACTCACCAATAAGCCCGGACAGGCATACGTATGGGCTGTAGAAGACGAGGCCGAACAAGAGGAGGGACAGGAACCTGTCAAACGAGGAGAACAAGTGTCCCCTGTGGTAGATACAGTGTGGTGTGATCCGTCTGCGGAAATTGTGCTCGTTAGTAGCGATAATGTCGCTTTTCATGTACCGGCTTACCATATCCTCTCGCAGAG TATTGCCCTACGTGATGCCATACAGATTGACTCtaccttttcctcttcacgttcaccttcctcctcatcaccTATCACCATCCACTTTTCCGACGAGGAATGCGAGACCTCCGAAGCCATCCgtctttttctcttcctcatctctccccaccctctcccgccctcttcttccctgTCCCCCTCCTTCCCGCACTTACACAGCCACCTCCactcctcctctcctccttccacTCTCGATGACTACATCCTCTCGCACCCCACCACCATCACCCTCCACGTCCTCTCCaccctcctcttcctccaaaAATACGACTGccccctccccctctccctcctcaCCGCCCACCTCCGGCACCACGCTCTCACCAAAGCTCACTTTTCCCGCGAAATCTGTGCCCTTGACCTGTTTCTCATTGGCGCCAAAACAGGGATCGAGGGATTATGCGTTGATGCAGTCAAGGGGTACAAACCGCGGGTAGGCAGTGGGGATGAAGCCgaggtggaggaagatgagcGTGCGTATTCGCTCGGACTGGGGTATGGTACAAATGGCGAGAGTGGAGGAGAGCGTGCCGACCATAGGGCAAGGCAATGTTCGACAAACAGCACCACGTACTCCTCCCCGCACCAGCAATCCTCCTCCCCCCTATCCGGCCGttcctcctctccctctgCCTCTTCACCACCCTCGCCACCAATGCACGACGGCCGCTACAGCTGGGGTCTCTACACAGGGCTCAACCCCTCCCACTTCCCAATCCTAGCGTGGGAAGGTTGCCCGCCCCTTTTTTGTTGGGCACTGAGTAAAGCTGTGGGTGCTATCAAGCCTGGCGGCGACGGGCTGGGTTTGAGGTCGAGTTCGGGGACGGGGACGGGGACGGGGGCGGGGGCGGGGGCGCGGgtagaggaagaggaagagggagggagagtggcgaggggaaggaagggatTGTGGGAGAAAAGAGGGGAGGTGCTGGAAGGGATCTTGGAGGAAGTTCGGTTCTTGAGATAA
- a CDS encoding Hypothetical protein (Similar to SGTC gene model, INSD accession EAL18288.1; CNBK0110): MPGSKRRALKKLLSPNHSPFTSDSPADSTPVPAVSPQPELPPATDDAAAAQVAAAGISPQEIQDNVVLEEMHEREKEIGHATSPAGLRGVNSSSSLSVPAQAQEAKSGGMYGGGMYANSNGGGSGGGGKKKKSSRQRFEERQARKQEALLESAPPADPDWTAQLEKERQEEIRVISDACIALNRDLFEIAPDGHCMYAAIGDQLGLLGIISAEEAAEPRVIRRKAADYMLSHPDDFMPFLPSTAGEDTPDATSDGMITPSGFAQYCKAVAETGEWGGEPEIQALSRAYGIPIHVIQRGPPTVVSHGGKDDSFGGGLTAEESAKQGERVVRISYHKRMYGLGEHYNSLRPVA, encoded by the exons ATGCCAGGCTCAAAACGACGTGCACTCAAGAAACTCCTCTCTCCTAACCACTCGCCCTTCACATCCGACTCTCCTGCCGATTCCACACCTGTTCCTGCCGTCTCTCCTCAGCCCGAGTTACCCCCCGCCACTGATGACGCTGCCGCAGCCCAAGTTGCTGCCGCAGGGATAAGTCCACAGGAGATACAGGATAATGTTGTACTGGAGGAGATGCAtgagagggagaaggaaatTGGGCATGCGACTTCCCCTGCCGGGTTGAGAGGAGTGaattcatcttcttcattgTCTGTCCCGGCACAAGCGCAGGAAGCGAAGAGTGGAGGAATGTATGGAGGAGGGATGTATGCCAACTCGAATGGTGGTGGGAGTGGGGGTGGGGgcaaaaagaagaagtcTAGTCGACAAAGGTTCGAAGAGCGTCAA GCCCGTAAGCAAGAAGCTCTTCTTGAATCTGCTCCTCCCGCCGACCCCGACTGGACCGCCCAACTTGAAAAAGAACGCCAAGAAGAAATCAGAGTCATCTCCGACGCATGTATTGCCCTCAACCGCGATCTATTCGAGATTGCACCGGATGGACATTGTATGTACGCTGCTATCGGGGACCAACTTGGGTTACTTGGTATCATCTCCGCTGAGGAAGCCGCCGAGCCTCGGGTGATCCGGAGAAAGGCTGCGGACTATATGCTTTCCCATCCCGATGATTTTATGCCGTTCCTCCCTTCCACCGCGGGGGAAGATACGCCCGATGCGACTTCGGATGGGATGATCACTCCCTCTGGGTTTGCGCAGTACTGTAAAGCTGTGGCAGAGACGGGCGAGTGGGGAGGGGAACCAGAGATCCAGGCGTTGAGTAGGGCGTATGGGATACCGATCCATGTGATTCAGAGAGGACCGCCGACGGTTGTTTCGCATGGAGGAAAGGATGATTCATTTGGAGGTGGCTTGACGGCGGAAGAGAGTGCCAAGCAAGGGGAGAGGGTGGTGAGGATTAGTTATCATAAGCGGATGTATGGGTTGGGCGAG CATTATAACAGTCTCAGACCTGTTGCTTAA
- a CDS encoding uncharacterized protein (Similar to TIGR gene model, INSD accession AAW46405.1) codes for MSSRKAYSCTPCRTKKIKCDRRKVCGQCRRKSIECIWPENGVPLEDEVESPAAPALSSPINTPYHPHTLPPPIRSGPSYHPLTSHIHTHTLPHPHSHAYGHGPSHIPSTTSISIATSATRTRTRSPPLPHQPPAAAPAPPVVDVPHTVVHAEQLDHSILNNPDSPGSPSGSRSPRASDRMGDSRTIINAALVGSRPNHLGDSDRNRDRSRANDKPVNRPSSSESLMRKEDGEVFRDYTLTQPRLRERDERDETPNHEYAGATRPRQDKGGGTRQGNRITPTPTPGTAPITKAVDGGSAIREADHAAAAPGGSATKSRRHRSFPFHPGGVDGDGMLIFESLIYSWNASNGYVLRSPLYLIHHPLHLPTFLAQYNQFWSMSPSHRRSTVHSRWLALLYIILCLGDHFGDEDMSTDVTLEGRLLVACEDCLAHADFLDEPSTETIQTIICLNLYLNNKNRVNAARSLLGTAIKMAISMGMSLGRRLWWSLVSQDAYTASNSGFTYLINLSHASTGLFANLDDDEIRPSGFHSPSKPLSETTTATYHILKIDFALVVRHFIDAVNVDFPNASYEAIMELDRQFRQVYDSLPAVFRPDLPQSFELSYAGSKRYLVEQRIFMGITLHNRIMRLHRAYMVRGYDDPKYEYSTRVCLESAYALPISRTSPVACRGLKVLRALLSRDSEVSQQAQSLPQAQPQPPQQNQTQDQGQNPRKRKHSHEGDDSDERSGGKSSVSKMREKWSVHAHGDTDRSEPSQLDLANTSLTDLERLLRQAFPFVNPSSSSIPSVSSFTPCITASATSASARASGSASAPGSGSHPGPGSGLGSVSDGGAVPNAGMGIGPTSAAATSDPAAEFWQSLFSMNSW; via the exons ATGAGCAGCAGAAAAGCATATTCCT GCACCCCATGCAGGACTAAGAAAATAAAG TGCGACCGCCGGAAAGTATGCGGCCAATGTAGACGTAAATCAATCGAATGTATCTGGCCTGAGAACGGTGTCCCGCTTGAAGATGAGGTAGAGTCTCCCGCAGCTCCTGCTCTGAG CTCTCCGATAAACACGCCATACCACCCACATACACTCCCTCCCCCAATCCGATCTGGTCCATCGTATCATCCCCTCACATCCCACATCCACACTCATACCCTTCCACATCCACATTCTCATGCCTACGGTCACGGCCCCAGTCACATTCcttccaccacctccatctccatAGCCACATCCGCAACCCGTACAAGAACCCGATctccccctcttcctcaccAGCCTCCAGCTGCCGCGCCCGCCCCACCGGTGGTCGACGTCCCACACACCGTCGTCCACGCCGAACAGCTCGATCATTCGATCTTGAACAACCCTGATTCTCCAGGCTCGCCTTCAGGCTCCAGGTCTCCTCGTGCTTCCGACCGCATGGGCGATTCTCGTACCATTATTAATGCAGCACTAGTCGGTTCACGTCCAAATCATCTAGGCGATAGTGATAGGAACAGAGACAGGAGTAGGGCAAACGACAAACCCGTAAATCGTCCATCTAGTTCCGAATCCCTTATGCgaaaggaagatggggaAGTATTTCGGGACTATACACTCACCCAGCCAAGGCTCAGAGAACGAGACGAACGGGATGAAACACCAAATCATGAATATGCGGGAGCCACAAGACCCCGTCAAGACAAAGGCGGCGGAACACGACAAGGAAATCGCATTACCCCCACACCAACACCTGGGACAGCACCAATAACAAAAGCTGTAGACGGAGGCTCGGCGATTCGTGAAGCTGATCATGCTGCTGCTGCGCCTGGAGGATCAGCGACCAAATCGAGACGACACAGATCATTCCCCTTCCACCCCGGAGGTGTGGATGGAGATGGGATG CTAATCTTTGAATCGTTAATATACAGTTGGAACGCGTCGAATGGGTATGTGCTCCGTTCACCCCTTTATCTG ATTCACCATCCCCTCCACCTTCCAACCTTCCTAGCCCAATACAACCAGTTCTGGTCCATGTCCCCCTCGCATCGCCGCTCTACCGTCCATTCCCGGTGGCTTGCATTACTATACATCATTCTCTGCCTAGGCGATCATTTTGGGGATGAGGATATGTCGACCGACGTTACATTGGAGGGGCGATTATTGGTC GCATGCGAAGATTGTCTAGCGCATGCCGATTTTCTCGACGAACCATCTACTGAAACAATCCAGACCATCATTTGTCTCAACCTCTATCTCAACAACAAGAACCGCGTCAACGCTGCGCGGTCTTTATTAGGTACGGCAATCAAGATGGCTATTTCCATGGGAATGTCT CTTGGCCGTCGACTATGGTGGTCTCTCGTTAGCCAAGACGCCTATACAGCCTCCAATAGCGGCTTCACGTACCTCATCAACCTGTCTCACGCCAGCACTGGCCTTTTCGCCAACCTGGACGACGACGAAATCCGTCCCTCCGGCTTCCACTCTCCATCTAAACCCCTCTCTGAAACTACCACCGCCACATACCACATTCTCAAAATCGATTTCGCCCTTGTCGTCCGTCATTTCATCGATGCAGTCAATGTCGATTTTCCCAACGCTTCATACGAAGCCATCATGGAGCTCGACCGCCAATTCCGACAAGTATATGATTCTCTCCCAGCCGTTTTCCGGCCAGACTTACCCCAATCTTTCGAACTCTCTTACGCCGGATCCAAGCGGTACCTGGTGGAACAACGTATATTCATGGGTATCACCCTCCATAACCGTATCATGCGTCTTCACCGGGCATACATGGTCCGCGGCTACGACGATCCAAAATACGAGTATAGTACGAGGGTATGCCTCGAATCTGCATATGCATT GCCGATATCTCGTACGAGCCCCGTGGCTTGCCGGGGCCTCAAAGTTCTGCGTGCCCTTCTCAGTCGAGATTCCGAAGTATCCCAGCAGGCCCAATCCCTACCCCAAGCTCAACCCCAACCTCCACAGCAAAATCAAACACAAGACCAGGGTCAAAATCCGCGGAAACGAAAGCATTCTCATGAAGGAGATGATTCCGATGAAAGAAGCGGTGGTAAGAGCTCTGTGAGCAAAATGCGTGAAAAGTGGAGTGTTCATGCGCATGGGGATACCGATCGGTCTGAGCCGAGTCAGTTGGATTTAGCTAATA CATCCCTAACTGATCTCGAACGCCTCCTGCGCCAAGCATTCCCATTTGTCaacccttcttcatcctctaTACCCTCTGTATCGTCTTTCACCCCTTGCATAACTGCCTCGGCTACTTCCGCTTCCGCTCGCGCCTCTGGATCTGCTTCAGCGCCTGGGTCAGGTTCCCATCCAGGACCAGGCTCGGGCTTGGGCTC CGTATCAGACGGGGGCGCGGTACCCAACGCGGGTATGGGAATAGGACCAACATCAGCGGCGGCGACATCTGATCCAGCTGCAGAGTTTTGGCAATCACTGTTCAGTATGAACTCGTGGTAA